A genomic window from Candidatus Krumholzibacteriia bacterium includes:
- a CDS encoding DegT/DnrJ/EryC1/StrS family aminotransferase, translating to MSDPKPAIEGGSPVREERLPFFRSNLGEREIESLVDTIRSGWLTLGPRTEEFRKALLDFTELPWGIPLNSCTSSMFLALKLLGLGEGDEVISSPNTFTSSINVIFHAGAKPVLADIEMETYGLDPDSVEAAIGPKTRAILAVHYGGQACRIRELKEIADRHGLFLIEDLAHGFGARLEGRHLGHHGDFAAFSFYATKNLNTGEGGFLACNSEEREKEASLMGFHGMDRDAWKRYGDRGSWFYEISRVGYKFNMSDPQAALGVVQLERADELLLERSRIAGRYLEAFAREPALILPQTGADALHSWHLFVPRLVPGSLRIERDDFLKALIAEGISPSLHFIPIHHHPAHKDSFAGLALPSSEAFYETCFTLPLFAGMEEREIDEVIEAVQKLLNYYRS from the coding sequence GTGAGTGATCCCAAACCTGCCATTGAGGGCGGTTCCCCGGTCCGGGAGGAGCGGCTCCCGTTTTTTCGGAGCAATCTCGGAGAAAGGGAGATCGAGTCGCTCGTGGATACCATCCGCAGTGGCTGGCTGACTCTCGGTCCCCGCACAGAGGAATTCCGGAAGGCCTTACTCGATTTCACGGAACTCCCCTGGGGGATTCCGCTCAACAGTTGTACTTCCTCAATGTTTCTTGCCCTGAAACTCTTGGGACTTGGGGAAGGCGACGAGGTCATTAGCAGCCCGAACACCTTCACCTCTTCGATCAATGTGATTTTCCACGCAGGAGCAAAGCCTGTTCTGGCTGACATCGAGATGGAAACCTATGGTCTCGATCCCGATAGCGTGGAAGCTGCGATTGGCCCGAAGACCCGGGCCATCCTTGCCGTGCATTACGGGGGACAGGCTTGCCGGATTCGGGAACTGAAAGAAATCGCTGATCGCCATGGTCTCTTTCTGATAGAGGATCTGGCCCATGGTTTCGGTGCACGGCTTGAAGGCAGACATCTGGGGCACCACGGCGACTTTGCGGCTTTCTCCTTCTATGCGACCAAAAATCTGAACACGGGAGAAGGCGGTTTCCTTGCCTGCAACAGTGAGGAGCGGGAAAAGGAAGCCTCGCTCATGGGCTTTCATGGCATGGACCGTGATGCCTGGAAGCGCTACGGAGATCGCGGGAGCTGGTTCTATGAGATCAGCAGAGTTGGCTACAAGTTCAACATGAGTGATCCCCAAGCGGCCCTGGGTGTGGTTCAACTGGAACGAGCCGATGAACTCCTGCTTGAGCGAAGCCGGATCGCGGGACGCTATCTAGAGGCTTTCGCCAGGGAGCCGGCCCTCATTCTTCCCCAGACCGGAGCCGATGCCTTGCATTCATGGCATCTCTTCGTGCCGCGCCTTGTGCCCGGAAGCCTTCGCATCGAGCGCGATGATTTTCTCAAGGCTCTTATTGCTGAAGGGATCAGTCCCAGCCTGCACTTTATTCCCATCCACCATCACCCTGCTCATAAGGACAGCTTTGCAGGGCTTGCCCTGCCGTCTTCAGAAGCATTCTACGAAACCTGCTTTACCCTGCCTCTCTTTGCGGGGATGGAGGAAAGGGAAATCGACGAGGTGATCGAGGCTGTGCAGAAACTCCTGAACTACTACAGGAGCTGA
- a CDS encoding nucleoside-diphosphate sugar epimerase/dehydratase — MKRILILGAGVAGRMVAEEIFSSDGMGIELLGFLDDREDLQGEEAGGFPVHGSCDDLEDKVRELGVDELIIAMPSAGGPEIRRVLRLCRQSGKPFTILPGLRQIITGDARFGQLRPVNPVDLLGRETVDLQEEPVRALVEGRTVLVSGAGGSIGSEISRQIAALGPARLILLGRGENSIFEVEQELRTAWPKLDLLSLIADLRDPDSLLRHFREYQPHVVYHAAAHKHVPFMERFPEEAFLNNVLGTRNLIEAATDSRVDRFVMLSTDKAVDPKGVMGASKRMAELLVFRANSTSAASRFLSVRFGNVLGSRGSVVPLFQGQIERGGPVTVTDAETTRYFMTIREASMLVIQASALGDGGEIFILNMGESLNILELARDLIMLHGLEPGRDIPIEITGMRPGEKLHEQLMSDSEAEASELGERLMILRPPFDPEQEIEGVLREMEDLARRGEGRELARRMLDFTSEWGRDSE, encoded by the coding sequence TTGAAACGAATTCTCATTCTGGGGGCCGGAGTGGCCGGGCGCATGGTGGCGGAGGAAATTTTCTCCTCTGATGGCATGGGCATCGAGCTTCTGGGTTTTCTCGACGACCGCGAAGACCTTCAGGGGGAAGAGGCCGGCGGCTTTCCGGTACACGGAAGCTGTGACGATCTCGAGGACAAGGTGCGGGAACTCGGGGTTGACGAACTGATCATCGCCATGCCCAGTGCCGGGGGCCCGGAAATCAGGCGTGTTCTCCGCCTCTGCCGACAAAGCGGCAAGCCCTTTACGATTTTGCCCGGTCTTCGCCAGATCATCACCGGCGATGCCCGCTTCGGGCAGCTTCGTCCCGTGAATCCGGTGGACCTGCTGGGGCGCGAGACCGTGGATCTCCAGGAGGAACCGGTCCGCGCACTGGTGGAGGGGAGAACGGTGCTGGTGAGCGGCGCCGGGGGATCGATCGGCTCGGAGATCAGTCGCCAGATTGCGGCACTCGGACCGGCTCGACTGATTCTGCTGGGCCGGGGCGAGAACTCGATCTTTGAAGTGGAACAGGAGTTGCGGACCGCCTGGCCGAAACTGGATCTCTTGTCCCTGATCGCAGACCTTCGGGATCCGGATTCCCTTCTGCGCCATTTCCGGGAGTACCAGCCTCATGTGGTCTATCATGCGGCCGCACACAAGCATGTTCCATTCATGGAGCGTTTCCCGGAAGAGGCCTTTCTCAACAATGTTCTCGGAACCCGGAACCTCATCGAGGCGGCGACCGATTCCCGGGTGGATCGATTTGTCATGTTGTCCACCGACAAGGCCGTGGATCCGAAGGGAGTCATGGGAGCCAGCAAGCGCATGGCGGAATTGCTGGTCTTTCGGGCGAACTCCACTTCCGCAGCAAGCCGCTTTCTTTCGGTTCGTTTCGGTAATGTGCTGGGGAGCCGGGGAAGCGTGGTTCCGCTGTTTCAGGGACAGATTGAGCGTGGTGGCCCGGTGACCGTGACGGACGCGGAGACCACGCGTTACTTCATGACCATCCGCGAAGCCAGCATGCTGGTGATTCAGGCCAGTGCGCTCGGGGATGGTGGAGAGATTTTTATTCTGAATATGGGCGAGAGCCTGAACATTCTGGAACTGGCAAGAGACCTGATCATGCTTCACGGACTGGAGCCGGGCCGTGATATTCCTATCGAGATCACGGGGATGCGTCCCGGGGAGAAACTCCACGAGCAACTCATGAGCGACTCGGAGGCAGAGGCCAGCGAACTGGGAGAGAGGCTGATGATTCTCCGCCCGCCCTTCGATCCCGAGCAGGAAATCGAGGGGGTTCTTCGGGAGATGGAAGATCTGGCCCGAAGGGGAGAAGGCCGGGAACTGGCTCGCAGAATGCTGGACTTCACTTCAGAATGGGGGAGAGACAGTGAGTGA
- a CDS encoding T9SS type A sorting domain-containing protein, whose translation MKFWTLILCLVPLAISATELEWVSWPDASDIRSFSFDGSRLWAAGRGGALSLNPDSGEVEFLRASDGLPLNDLNAVLALSQDEIWFATNGEGLARYRPADEEVWKRFQVFPQAITSDRLLCLEEGPQGRVWYGSDAGFGVMEGVVPGEIWDAWEGLGNEEVRCLEFEGDSLWVGTADGLFLLPPGGVLEEDAGVPESAILDLVYGDRLYLLAEGNVHFLNDNGDWQTLADPLSGHSARAFFWNQDKLYVSWRSSSETGKLLAWNPGTESWEDLSSGLPEVLDGSYARPVLSALHVDDGGNAWLGGQVYRGMGPGILWRKEGLWQRLSLQEGPLSPETTALSFGASGRWITGSKGGAAWYDGEWHWIPMQDEWSNAPAWSLDCMEDSEGWAWFSRFGTSTLRIHLDSGDWEMLEAGAGSIASHAVIRMGEDSSGNRWFALDGFGLSVFTPESEWLHFTGVNAGLPGDIIDGLAFPAPGEVALLVRGLGPCIWDTGGTIDFFLDDTWYAPGNGISDPQGRIITDTTGFDLDARSGEDCLWLGQSDGLLLLESWGGGWTVSDYLNKKTFLRDGLLHAQVNAVAAGPGRSAWLATAGGLSRVELDAEAGLWSIDNYTSEAGREAAGKDLFGPDVLAPLSGLDVYRVALHPDADRLFLGMKDAGLLELILHPDSAPVDQSLTTVYLYPNPITGESALSFGGISANLDVEIFNLEGQLVSRTEDVAPGEDLWPGLETRFGNRALSGRYFLRLKQGSSSQLRKVVLLR comes from the coding sequence ATGAAGTTCTGGACCCTGATCCTCTGTCTTGTCCCCCTGGCCATCTCTGCTACGGAGTTGGAGTGGGTCTCTTGGCCGGATGCCAGTGATATCCGCAGCTTCTCCTTTGACGGCAGCAGGCTCTGGGCAGCAGGTCGCGGGGGGGCGCTGTCACTGAATCCCGATAGCGGGGAGGTCGAGTTCCTGCGCGCATCCGACGGGCTACCTCTCAACGACCTCAATGCGGTGCTCGCCCTGTCGCAGGATGAAATCTGGTTCGCCACCAATGGTGAAGGCCTGGCCCGCTATCGTCCCGCAGATGAGGAAGTCTGGAAACGCTTTCAGGTTTTTCCTCAGGCGATCACCTCTGATCGGCTTCTCTGTCTGGAAGAAGGGCCGCAGGGAAGAGTCTGGTATGGCAGTGATGCCGGCTTCGGAGTGATGGAAGGCGTTGTGCCCGGGGAAATCTGGGATGCCTGGGAGGGCCTGGGGAACGAGGAAGTTCGATGCCTGGAGTTCGAGGGCGACAGCCTCTGGGTCGGGACCGCCGACGGTCTCTTCCTTCTGCCTCCCGGGGGAGTGCTGGAGGAGGATGCAGGGGTTCCGGAATCCGCGATCCTTGATCTGGTTTACGGCGACCGTCTCTATTTACTTGCGGAGGGCAATGTCCATTTTCTGAATGATAACGGTGACTGGCAGACACTGGCCGATCCCCTGAGCGGCCATTCGGCAAGAGCGTTTTTCTGGAACCAGGACAAACTCTATGTCTCCTGGAGAAGCAGTTCGGAGACGGGCAAGCTCCTTGCCTGGAATCCCGGCACGGAGAGTTGGGAAGACCTTTCCTCCGGCTTGCCGGAGGTTCTCGATGGGAGCTATGCCCGCCCGGTTCTCTCGGCACTCCATGTAGACGACGGAGGAAATGCCTGGCTGGGAGGACAGGTTTATCGGGGCATGGGCCCGGGAATCCTCTGGAGAAAAGAGGGACTCTGGCAACGCTTGTCTCTTCAGGAAGGGCCCCTTTCTCCGGAGACCACGGCCCTTTCCTTTGGAGCATCGGGCCGCTGGATTACCGGGAGCAAGGGCGGGGCTGCCTGGTATGATGGCGAGTGGCACTGGATCCCCATGCAGGATGAATGGAGCAATGCTCCGGCCTGGAGTCTGGACTGCATGGAGGACTCGGAGGGCTGGGCCTGGTTTTCCCGATTCGGAACCTCCACGCTTCGCATTCATCTGGACAGCGGGGACTGGGAAATGCTGGAGGCCGGTGCGGGAAGCATCGCTTCGCATGCCGTGATCCGCATGGGGGAGGATTCCTCGGGGAACCGATGGTTTGCCCTCGATGGTTTTGGACTTTCCGTTTTCACTCCGGAATCGGAGTGGCTGCATTTCACGGGCGTGAATGCGGGGCTTCCCGGAGACATCATCGACGGGCTGGCCTTCCCGGCACCCGGCGAGGTGGCACTTCTTGTGCGGGGCCTGGGTCCCTGTATCTGGGATACCGGGGGCACGATCGATTTCTTTCTCGACGACACCTGGTACGCCCCCGGCAATGGAATCTCCGATCCCCAGGGCAGGATCATCACGGACACGACCGGCTTTGATCTGGATGCGCGATCCGGAGAAGACTGCCTCTGGCTGGGACAGAGTGACGGGCTCCTGCTTCTGGAATCCTGGGGTGGGGGATGGACTGTCAGTGACTATCTGAACAAGAAGACCTTCCTTCGGGATGGGCTTCTTCATGCCCAGGTCAATGCCGTGGCTGCTGGCCCCGGACGGAGTGCCTGGCTTGCCACAGCCGGCGGGCTTTCCCGCGTGGAACTGGATGCGGAGGCCGGGCTCTGGAGTATTGACAACTACACGAGCGAGGCGGGCCGGGAGGCTGCGGGCAAGGATCTCTTCGGACCGGATGTCTTGGCTCCTCTTTCCGGGCTGGATGTCTACCGGGTTGCTCTTCACCCGGATGCAGACCGGCTTTTCCTGGGGATGAAAGATGCGGGCTTGCTGGAACTGATCTTGCACCCGGACTCCGCACCTGTCGATCAGTCTCTGACCACGGTGTATCTCTACCCCAATCCAATCACCGGGGAGAGTGCCCTGAGCTTCGGTGGAATCAGCGCAAATCTGGATGTAGAGATTTTCAACCTGGAGGGACAGTTGGTAAGCCGTACAGAGGATGTCGCTCCCGGAGAGGATCTCTGGCCCGGGCTGGAGACCCGCTTTGGGAACCGTGCCCTGAGTGGTCGGTATTTCCTTCGCCTGAAGCAGGGTTCATCGAGCCAGCTTCGGAAAGTCGTGCTTCTGCGATAG
- a CDS encoding glycosyltransferase has translation MKDVITVLYVSYFSGKEILESLNSLRKSGTSRRLEVIVIDNNSGDDSVALLEREEDVRVIANGSNLGYARAVNQGLRAGSGDLFLVLNPDVKAEPGSIDILTDYLESHPHVGIVGSRLLNEDGSLQHSCRSFYTLWTILLRRTPLKKLFPKSRALRHHLMLDYDHASPRRVDWILGACMMARRSAVEEVGGMDERFFLYFEDVDWCTRMAKRGWEVHYEPASLMNHVHKRASAKNPFSRSLVAHLSSFLHYYEKWNPVSYILKRYRNPVRIAGLALLDLAALALALSAAVQLRLIFGGLFEGTYFDPAPYYRFMLFYAGISLVFFAVNGLYRVDRRTRGSDEFLKLFRSELLIPVVLLAVNFLAGEDIVSRSVVLLSAPLSLFLILLFRVLIRSLHHRFLRLNFDLKRMLLLGTVEEYALIERLVGEHPEFGLDLVGRLDPGGNPESSLGGVEDLSRLAREERIQEVLVASSASSASQVASILKDCRKMSMDLSVLGGLSALLRGPQSGDFLGIPAQRFRAGGIDFLLRFLKRLNDFVLALFLLLLSLLPSFFHLITAGRKRQRRTVSYRGKKGEALDFPLVLGKRAAFLSDLLNPCLYLSVLRGDLSLVGPLPSSLDRTGMQDVRPGLTGYWRIPASASQQKFYRELDRLYSLNWSPGLDFRIWGETFSCQMKGRFPEEFCRRLDA, from the coding sequence ATGAAGGATGTCATCACGGTTCTCTATGTGAGCTATTTTTCGGGGAAGGAGATCCTCGAGAGTCTCAATAGCCTCCGGAAGAGCGGCACAAGCCGCCGTCTGGAAGTGATCGTGATTGACAACAACAGCGGCGATGACAGTGTTGCTCTGCTGGAGCGGGAAGAGGATGTCCGGGTCATCGCGAATGGCTCCAATCTGGGCTATGCAAGAGCCGTGAATCAGGGCCTTCGGGCCGGAAGCGGTGATCTCTTTCTGGTCCTCAATCCCGATGTCAAGGCGGAGCCGGGGTCCATTGATATTCTGACTGACTACCTCGAGAGCCATCCCCATGTGGGGATCGTGGGTTCCCGCCTTCTCAACGAGGATGGCAGTCTTCAGCACTCCTGCCGTTCCTTCTACACGCTCTGGACCATCCTCCTTCGCCGAACTCCCCTGAAGAAACTCTTCCCGAAGAGCCGTGCCCTTCGCCATCACCTGATGCTCGACTACGATCACGCCAGCCCAAGGCGCGTGGACTGGATTCTCGGAGCCTGCATGATGGCCCGACGAAGTGCCGTCGAGGAAGTGGGCGGCATGGATGAACGGTTCTTTCTCTACTTCGAGGATGTGGACTGGTGTACTCGCATGGCGAAGCGGGGCTGGGAAGTCCACTATGAGCCTGCTTCCCTGATGAACCATGTGCACAAGCGAGCCAGTGCGAAGAATCCTTTCAGCCGGAGCCTTGTCGCCCATCTTTCCAGTTTTCTTCACTACTACGAGAAGTGGAATCCGGTCTCCTACATCCTCAAGCGATATCGGAACCCGGTGCGCATTGCGGGACTGGCCTTGCTGGATCTCGCCGCTCTTGCCCTTGCATTGAGCGCGGCCGTGCAACTTCGTCTCATCTTCGGGGGGCTCTTTGAGGGAACCTATTTCGACCCGGCTCCCTATTACCGTTTCATGCTTTTCTATGCCGGGATCAGTCTGGTCTTCTTCGCTGTCAACGGGCTCTACCGGGTGGATCGGCGGACCAGGGGCAGCGACGAATTCCTGAAGCTCTTCCGCTCTGAATTGCTGATCCCGGTCGTCCTGCTTGCTGTCAATTTCCTGGCAGGGGAAGACATCGTTTCCCGCTCGGTGGTTCTCCTCAGCGCGCCCCTTTCGCTCTTCCTGATTTTGCTCTTCCGTGTCCTCATCCGAAGCCTTCATCACCGTTTCCTTCGACTGAACTTTGACCTGAAGCGGATGCTGCTTCTGGGCACTGTCGAAGAGTACGCCCTCATTGAGCGTCTTGTGGGAGAGCACCCCGAGTTCGGGCTGGATCTGGTAGGTCGCCTGGATCCGGGAGGGAACCCGGAGTCTTCCCTGGGGGGCGTGGAGGATCTTTCCCGGCTCGCACGGGAAGAGAGGATTCAGGAAGTGCTGGTGGCTTCTTCCGCCTCCTCGGCCAGCCAGGTTGCTTCCATTCTGAAAGACTGCAGAAAGATGAGCATGGACCTCAGTGTTCTGGGAGGACTGTCGGCTCTATTGCGGGGTCCCCAGTCGGGCGACTTTCTCGGGATCCCTGCCCAGCGTTTCCGGGCCGGGGGAATTGATTTCCTGCTTCGCTTTCTGAAAAGACTCAATGATTTTGTACTGGCTCTTTTTCTGCTGCTTCTTTCTCTCTTGCCGTCTTTTTTCCATCTCATAACAGCGGGGCGGAAAAGGCAACGCAGGACTGTCAGTTACCGGGGAAAGAAGGGCGAGGCTCTCGACTTCCCCCTTGTTCTGGGGAAAAGGGCTGCGTTTCTTTCCGACCTTCTCAATCCCTGCCTCTATCTTTCAGTGCTGCGGGGGGATCTCAGTCTGGTCGGACCGCTTCCCTCTTCTCTTGACCGGACGGGGATGCAGGATGTCCGCCCGGGTCTGACTGGATATTGGAGGATTCCAGCCTCCGCTTCCCAACAGAAATTCTACCGCGAACTGGATCGCCTCTATTCGCTCAACTGGAGCCCGGGTCTGGATTTCAGAATCTGGGGAGAGACTTTTTCCTGTCAGATGAAGGGACGCTTTCCCGAGGAATTTTGCCGGAGGCTGGATGCATGA
- a CDS encoding polyprenol monophosphomannose synthase has product MKGLVIIPTYNEEDNIRGIVLEALKQDPCLQVLVVDDNSPDGTGEIVATMQKEDPRIHLLRRPGKMGLGSAYIDGFRYALKMEDIDCIFEMDADFSHNPEDLQRMLKGIEGCDLVLGSRYLEGVTVVNWPLRRLFLSLGANVYTRLVTGMPIRDATGGFKCFRREVLEAIPLERIRSDGYSFQIEMNYQAWKRGFAIREIPIVFTDRRVGVSKMNRKIIVEAIWMVWRLRFSRLRVGKRKADTG; this is encoded by the coding sequence ATGAAGGGCCTGGTGATCATACCGACCTATAACGAAGAGGATAACATTCGCGGCATTGTCCTTGAAGCTCTGAAGCAGGATCCTTGTCTGCAGGTGCTGGTCGTGGATGACAACTCTCCGGACGGAACCGGGGAGATCGTGGCAACCATGCAGAAGGAGGATCCGCGCATTCACCTCCTCCGGCGTCCCGGGAAGATGGGGCTCGGTTCGGCCTACATCGACGGGTTTCGATATGCCCTGAAGATGGAAGACATCGACTGCATTTTCGAAATGGACGCAGACTTTTCTCACAACCCCGAAGATCTTCAGCGGATGCTCAAGGGCATCGAAGGCTGCGATCTGGTTCTCGGGAGTCGCTATCTCGAGGGCGTGACGGTAGTGAACTGGCCCCTGCGCCGACTTTTCCTCAGCCTGGGAGCCAATGTCTACACAAGGCTGGTGACGGGCATGCCGATCCGCGATGCCACGGGAGGCTTCAAGTGTTTCCGCAGGGAAGTGCTGGAAGCCATTCCTCTGGAGAGAATCCGCAGCGACGGCTACAGCTTCCAGATTGAGATGAACTATCAGGCCTGGAAGCGGGGCTTTGCAATTCGCGAGATTCCGATTGTTTTCACAGACCGGAGGGTGGGAGTCAGCAAGATGAACCGGAAGATCATTGTGGAAGCAATCTGGATGGTCTGGAGGCTACGCTTCTCCAGACTTCGCGTAGGGAAGAGAAAGGCCGATACCGGATGA
- a CDS encoding glycosyltransferase family 2 protein, with protein sequence MVPEARRLGIVVLNWNGAEVLPACLNSLRSAAEASRHEVSVLLVDNDSRDDSVSMAEELWPELAVLRNEENLLFGGGMNRGLDYWLDRKQDFVLLLNNDIKCDVDFLDPLVEDLERDPRRGAASPRIHYLDPADRLWYGGGKVSRLARITSHRGIRKRPVEDLLRSDETGYLTGCAILGRRDFWKETGGFDPAFPFYAEDVDLSLRAREQGWLLRYVAESMIFHRVGFSSGGGMAPAKLRAQLTASGKLIRRHVSAPWRPLARLAWTLHLALAILRALFRGEWSVLPAAGAALVGREKP encoded by the coding sequence ATGGTTCCTGAGGCGAGAAGACTGGGCATCGTGGTTCTCAACTGGAATGGGGCGGAGGTGCTTCCGGCCTGCCTGAACAGCCTGCGCAGTGCCGCGGAAGCCAGTCGCCACGAGGTCTCGGTTCTTCTTGTGGACAACGATTCCCGGGACGATTCCGTCTCAATGGCAGAGGAACTCTGGCCGGAACTGGCAGTTTTGCGCAATGAGGAGAACCTCCTCTTTGGCGGGGGAATGAACCGGGGTCTGGACTACTGGCTCGACCGCAAGCAGGACTTCGTGCTCCTCCTGAACAACGACATCAAGTGCGATGTGGACTTTCTGGATCCTCTCGTCGAGGATCTGGAGAGGGATCCCCGGCGGGGAGCTGCCTCCCCTCGCATCCACTACCTCGATCCCGCCGACCGGCTCTGGTATGGAGGGGGGAAGGTTAGTCGACTTGCGAGAATTACATCCCATCGGGGCATCCGGAAAAGACCCGTGGAGGATCTGCTTCGTTCCGACGAGACCGGCTACCTCACTGGCTGTGCGATTCTGGGCAGACGGGACTTCTGGAAAGAGACCGGCGGCTTCGACCCTGCCTTCCCTTTCTATGCGGAGGATGTGGACCTCTCTCTTCGAGCGAGGGAACAGGGCTGGCTGCTCCGTTATGTCGCCGAGTCGATGATCTTTCACCGCGTTGGTTTTTCCAGCGGAGGAGGAATGGCTCCGGCAAAGTTGCGCGCCCAGCTGACTGCATCCGGGAAGTTGATCCGCCGCCATGTGTCGGCACCCTGGAGACCCCTCGCACGCCTGGCCTGGACGCTGCATCTGGCCCTTGCCATCCTTCGAGCCCTGTTTCGCGGGGAATGGTCCGTGCTTCCCGCAGCCGGAGCGGCTCTTGTCGGAAGGGAGAAGCCCTGA
- a CDS encoding glycosyltransferase family 2 protein → MNLSIVIPSWNEAESLPELLERVQEHAKAFAPYEILVIDDGSSDGSPELLERMSSEIPELGYYCFGRNYGKSAALALAFQHVRGEIVITMDADLQDDPAEITALISRLNEGWDLVSGWKEDRKDPLSKTLPSFFFNRVMRRVTGLKLHDFNCGLKAYRQEVVKNLRVYGELHRFLPALANWDGFQVTEIPVHHHARKYGESKFGMRRYLNGFFDLMTISFTSRSSLAPLHTFGRVGFFFFLTGFAINAWFGGVWLVTHALRVRPLLILGWVLLILAIQFWSLGLLGELMIHLRAREESYRIKSWKEPHGS, encoded by the coding sequence ATGAACCTGTCCATCGTCATCCCTTCATGGAACGAGGCCGAGAGCCTCCCGGAACTTCTCGAGCGGGTGCAGGAGCATGCGAAGGCATTTGCACCCTACGAGATTCTGGTCATTGATGATGGAAGTAGCGACGGAAGCCCGGAGCTTCTGGAGCGCATGAGCTCGGAGATCCCGGAACTCGGCTATTACTGTTTCGGTCGCAACTATGGAAAGAGTGCCGCCCTGGCCCTGGCCTTCCAGCATGTCCGGGGGGAGATCGTCATTACCATGGACGCCGATCTTCAGGATGATCCCGCAGAAATTACCGCCCTGATCTCCCGGCTCAATGAGGGCTGGGATCTGGTCAGCGGCTGGAAAGAGGACCGCAAGGATCCCCTGTCCAAGACTCTTCCCAGTTTCTTTTTCAATCGTGTGATGAGAAGGGTGACAGGGCTGAAGCTTCATGACTTCAACTGCGGGCTGAAAGCCTACCGACAGGAAGTGGTCAAAAACCTGCGGGTCTATGGAGAACTTCATCGTTTTCTCCCGGCTCTTGCGAACTGGGACGGTTTCCAGGTGACCGAGATTCCCGTGCACCATCACGCCAGGAAGTACGGAGAGAGCAAGTTCGGCATGAGGCGATACCTCAATGGCTTCTTTGACCTGATGACGATCAGCTTTACCTCACGAAGTTCGCTCGCACCTCTTCATACCTTTGGCAGAGTCGGTTTCTTCTTTTTCCTGACCGGCTTTGCGATCAATGCCTGGTTTGGAGGCGTCTGGCTTGTGACCCATGCCCTGCGGGTTCGCCCACTGCTGATTCTGGGCTGGGTTCTTCTGATTCTCGCCATCCAGTTCTGGAGTCTGGGGCTTCTCGGCGAATTGATGATTCACCTGCGAGCCCGGGAGGAATCCTACCGGATCAAGTCCTGGAAGGAGCCACATGGTTCCTGA
- a CDS encoding NAD-dependent epimerase/dehydratase family protein gives MSDSVLVTGAAGFIGSQLSERLLAEGREVLGIDCLTDYYDPQIKRGNLSVCLKHPSFQFLEEDLMEADLPSLLDGCKRVFHLSAQAGVRASWGADFGIYLRENLAVTQRILESLKSFPNVRLVYASTSSVYGQVESLPMREEQRPRPFSPYGVTKLSAEQMVDLYRMNFGLQARALRLFTVYGPRQRPDMAFSRFFRAALREEEIPVYGDGKQTRDYTFVEDIVECFLRAAEYEGEHFVFNAGGGSRLPLLEVFEIMESLLGKPLRLRHEERKKGDVLDTLASTERIREELDFLPQVSLTEGLARQLEWTLETGDAV, from the coding sequence GTGAGCGATAGTGTTCTTGTCACGGGGGCGGCCGGTTTTATCGGTTCGCAACTTAGTGAAAGGCTTCTTGCCGAAGGGCGGGAAGTCCTGGGGATCGACTGTCTGACGGACTACTACGATCCGCAGATCAAGCGGGGGAACCTGTCGGTCTGCCTCAAGCATCCATCCTTCCAGTTTCTGGAAGAGGATCTCATGGAGGCGGATCTTCCTTCCCTACTCGATGGCTGCAAGCGGGTCTTCCACCTCTCCGCCCAGGCGGGGGTAAGGGCCAGTTGGGGTGCGGACTTCGGTATCTATCTGCGGGAAAATCTCGCGGTGACGCAGAGGATTCTCGAGAGCCTGAAATCTTTCCCGAATGTTCGGCTTGTCTATGCCAGCACCAGTTCGGTGTACGGGCAGGTGGAGAGCCTCCCGATGCGAGAGGAACAACGCCCCCGACCCTTCAGTCCCTACGGGGTGACGAAGCTCTCTGCCGAGCAAATGGTGGATCTGTACCGGATGAATTTCGGTCTTCAGGCCCGGGCGCTTCGTCTCTTCACGGTCTATGGTCCCCGACAGCGACCGGACATGGCATTTTCCCGCTTCTTCCGTGCCGCCCTGCGAGAGGAAGAGATTCCGGTCTACGGGGACGGAAAGCAGACCCGCGATTACACCTTCGTCGAGGACATCGTCGAGTGCTTCCTTCGTGCGGCCGAATACGAGGGCGAACATTTCGTCTTCAATGCGGGCGGAGGAAGTCGTCTTCCGCTTCTGGAGGTCTTCGAGATCATGGAAAGCCTGCTGGGGAAACCCCTTCGCCTCCGACACGAGGAACGCAAGAAGGGTGATGTCCTGGACACTCTTGCTTCCACGGAGAGAATCCGGGAGGAACTGGATTTCCTTCCCCAGGTTTCCCTGACAGAAGGACTCGCGAGACAACTGGAATGGACCCTTGAAACCGGAGACGCTGTATGA